In Paenibacillus phoenicis, one genomic interval encodes:
- a CDS encoding DnaD domain protein produces MRMNNMLHFTENHRYCVYRDFGLSPVDGKMLGLIYQPMVGAFAISLYRLLVEHVPQEQVGYSDVEQQRKLFLTLGLDPSEKGRKFLIEQTSRLEAVGLLQTNRLYVPDSDDYIYEYELQAPLAPAEFFRTQHLTLLLRDKIGKFAVLSLREQLFRGEPEAWSGVGLNKENITVPFYEIFELNTHSIDYELEQAIAETSIARQPGLKLALEEDAINYADIILRFPRESQNRSFVEALRFDPEGMGVVNYVARKYDLSVQDICRLLDEDGVFDPGGGILLDALQHKANLQFRQGKRRQEEREVAYGKIVALRGEEPKAAAASAQAGNVAEEVAVQMEYYVDVPPQFQSKCDIHQYNMMLRNEPYTRLLKTFFPGSIPDNLLDIFEKIDLNYKLPGEVINVLIHYLMSLLTSGGEQRINRNFIDAIAANMLLKQINTYEQAVQYIRDQSKVKEKVKEKAGGAASGGGRARTYGSRGAKPKPEIPIVERTGQETAVSEEEFAELIKMAERMQSGKHKKEV; encoded by the coding sequence GTGCGCATGAACAACATGCTGCATTTTACCGAAAATCACCGTTATTGCGTATACCGTGACTTCGGACTCAGTCCCGTCGATGGCAAAATGCTAGGTTTGATCTATCAACCGATGGTCGGGGCGTTCGCGATTTCGCTGTACCGGCTGCTGGTAGAGCATGTTCCCCAGGAGCAGGTTGGATATTCGGACGTCGAGCAGCAGCGGAAGCTGTTCCTGACTCTTGGCCTCGATCCAAGCGAGAAAGGGCGGAAGTTTCTCATCGAGCAGACTTCCCGGTTGGAGGCGGTGGGGCTGCTTCAGACGAACCGGCTCTATGTTCCGGACAGCGACGATTATATCTACGAATATGAGCTTCAGGCACCGCTGGCGCCGGCGGAATTTTTCCGGACTCAGCACCTGACTTTGCTGCTACGAGACAAGATCGGGAAATTCGCGGTCCTGTCTCTGCGGGAGCAGTTGTTCCGCGGAGAACCGGAGGCGTGGTCAGGGGTTGGCCTGAATAAGGAAAATATTACGGTTCCGTTCTATGAGATCTTTGAGCTGAACACCCATTCCATTGATTACGAGCTGGAGCAGGCGATTGCCGAGACGTCGATCGCCAGGCAGCCGGGGCTCAAGCTGGCTTTGGAAGAGGATGCGATCAACTATGCGGACATCATCCTGCGTTTTCCGCGTGAGTCCCAGAATCGCTCCTTCGTTGAGGCGCTTCGCTTTGACCCGGAAGGGATGGGCGTGGTGAATTATGTTGCCCGCAAGTACGATTTAAGCGTCCAGGATATTTGCCGGCTGCTGGATGAAGACGGCGTCTTTGATCCGGGCGGCGGGATTCTGCTGGATGCACTCCAGCACAAGGCCAACCTGCAGTTCCGCCAAGGCAAGCGCCGTCAGGAGGAACGCGAGGTAGCTTACGGCAAAATCGTCGCGTTGCGCGGCGAGGAGCCGAAAGCGGCGGCCGCTTCCGCTCAAGCGGGGAACGTGGCCGAGGAGGTTGCGGTACAGATGGAGTATTACGTTGACGTACCGCCGCAATTCCAAAGCAAATGCGATATTCACCAATATAATATGATGCTTCGCAATGAGCCGTATACCCGGTTACTGAAGACGTTCTTTCCGGGATCGATTCCGGACAACCTGCTGGACATTTTTGAGAAAATCGATTTGAACTACAAGCTGCCCGGCGAAGTAATCAACGTACTGATCCATTATTTGATGTCTTTGCTCACTTCTGGCGGGGAGCAGCGGATCAATCGCAATTTCATCGATGCGATCGCAGCCAACATGCTGCTTAAGCAGATCAACACGTATGAGCAGGCCGTACAATATATCCGCGACCAATCGAAGGTGAAGGAGAAGGTCAAGGAGAAGGCGGGCGGCGCCGCCTCCGGTGGAGGACGGGCGCGAACCTACGGCAGCCGGGGAGCGAAGCCGAAGCCGGAAATCCCGATTGTGGAACGGACTGGCCAGGAGACCGCCGTATCGGAAGAAGAATTTGCTGAGCTGATTAAGATGGCGGAACGCATGCAATCCGGAAAGCATAAAAAAGAAGTCTGA
- the dnaI gene encoding primosomal protein DnaI, giving the protein MESLGELLTQMKSTQFKQRSEELTARLMNDPLVRELRDQHPELEQEQLTRGMAKLYQYINDSKHCANCPGLEQCPNDFPGHFTKLTVEQVGGSPQLVDRQVPCPKQLQYERELSVKKRIHSFYVDERALEAGYDEVEIMTKDAMRAPAVGQVFRYINETKESGLQTKGLYLEGPFGTGKTFLMCYLLHELAKEGYSGAIVYMPEFVEELKSMLQDSDKLRETVEMMKQVDLLIFDDIGAENLNPWVRDHVMGAILNYRMNRKPTFYTSNYSLSALEKHLSFTSKDGEERHKGQRLMDRIAPFVNVVQVNGTNKRGQA; this is encoded by the coding sequence ATGGAATCACTTGGGGAACTGCTTACGCAGATGAAAAGCACGCAATTCAAACAACGCTCCGAGGAGCTGACCGCACGTCTGATGAATGACCCGCTGGTAAGGGAACTCCGGGACCAACATCCGGAGCTGGAACAGGAGCAGCTGACGCGCGGGATGGCCAAGCTGTATCAATACATCAACGACAGCAAGCACTGCGCCAACTGCCCGGGCTTGGAGCAATGTCCCAACGATTTCCCTGGCCATTTCACGAAGCTGACGGTCGAGCAGGTGGGCGGGAGCCCGCAGCTTGTAGATCGTCAGGTGCCATGCCCCAAGCAACTGCAATATGAGCGCGAATTGTCCGTCAAGAAACGGATTCATAGCTTTTATGTGGATGAGCGGGCGCTGGAAGCCGGTTATGACGAAGTGGAAATCATGACGAAGGATGCCATGCGTGCGCCGGCGGTAGGGCAAGTGTTCCGCTATATTAATGAAACGAAGGAATCCGGCCTGCAAACGAAAGGGCTGTATCTGGAAGGTCCGTTTGGCACCGGCAAAACGTTCTTGATGTGCTATTTGCTGCACGAACTGGCCAAGGAAGGTTACTCCGGCGCCATCGTTTATATGCCGGAATTCGTGGAAGAGCTGAAGAGCATGCTGCAGGACAGCGACAAGCTGCGCGAAACGGTGGAAATGATGAAGCAGGTGGATCTGCTGATCTTTGACGATATCGGTGCAGAGAACCTGAATCCGTGGGTGCGCGACCATGTCATGGGCGCGATTTTGAATTATCGGATGAACCGGAAGCCCACGTTCTACACGTCAAACTATTCCTTGAGTGCGTTGGAGAAGCATTTGAGCTTTACGAGCAAGGACGGGGAAGAGCGGCATAAGGGCCAACGGTTAATGGATCGGATTGCCCCGTTCGTGAACGTTGTTCAGGTGAATGGGACGAATAAGCGCGGCCAAGCCTAA
- the hemQ gene encoding hydrogen peroxide-dependent heme synthase, whose protein sequence is MNEATLTLEGWYALHDFRTIDWTAWKAADDEERAGALEELHTFLKEWELMEESKTGSTAVYSIVGQKADLVFMHLRESLEELNALETAFNKTTFAEYTTKAYSYVSVVELSNYLASGGGDPKANPEVMARLQPILPKTNHICFYPMNKKRDLTDNWYMLTMEERREMMRSHGLIGRSYAGKVKQIITGSVGLDDWEWGVTLFADDALQFKKLVYEMRFDEVSARFGEFGAFYVGNLLNAERLDEMLKV, encoded by the coding sequence ATGAACGAAGCTACTCTAACCTTAGAAGGTTGGTATGCGCTTCACGATTTCCGCACCATCGATTGGACCGCCTGGAAAGCGGCGGATGACGAAGAACGCGCCGGAGCCCTGGAGGAGCTGCATACGTTCCTGAAAGAATGGGAATTGATGGAGGAATCCAAAACCGGCAGCACCGCGGTGTATTCGATCGTCGGACAGAAAGCCGATCTCGTGTTCATGCACCTGCGCGAAAGCCTGGAAGAGCTGAACGCCCTGGAGACGGCCTTCAACAAAACAACCTTTGCTGAATATACAACCAAAGCATACTCCTACGTCAGCGTCGTAGAACTTAGCAATTATCTCGCATCCGGCGGCGGTGACCCGAAGGCGAATCCGGAAGTGATGGCCCGTTTGCAGCCGATCCTGCCGAAGACCAACCATATCTGCTTCTATCCAATGAACAAAAAGCGCGATCTCACCGACAACTGGTACATGCTGACGATGGAAGAGCGCCGCGAAATGATGCGCAGCCATGGCCTGATCGGCCGCAGCTATGCAGGTAAAGTGAAGCAGATCATCACTGGTTCCGTAGGCCTCGACGATTGGGAATGGGGCGTTACCCTGTTCGCCGACGATGCCTTGCAATTCAAGAAGCTGGTCTATGAAATGCGGTTTGACGAGGTCAGCGCACGTTTTGGCGAGTTTGGTGCCTTTTACGTCGGCAATCTGCTGAATGCAGAGCGTTTGGACGAGATGTTGAAAGTGTAA
- the uvrC gene encoding excinuclease ABC subunit UvrC gives MERIQHKLALLPDSPGCYLMKNKDGKIIYVGKAKVLKNRVRSYFTGSHNGKTQLLVSEIRDFEYIVTASNMEALILECNLIKEHHPRYNILLKDDKTFPYIKITNEPHPRLEVTRRVLKDKAKYFGPYPNAYAAQQTKKLLDRMYPLRKCNVMPKEVCLYYHIGQCLAPCVHEVEKETYEKMTQEIVSFLSGGHEEIKKELERKMHEAAEALQFERAKELRDQIINIDALMEKQKITVTDAKDRDVFGYAVDKGWMCVQILYMRQGKMIERHASVFPFYGDAYGDFMSYVTQYYSDNPALPQEILLPEKPEDQEEAGALDAPTALQEWLGVKTLVPQRGLKRQMTKMAEENARVTLDEKFRLIERDEERTSKAAENLGKAIGLESVSRIEAFDNSNIQGSNPVSAMVVFIDGKPAKKEYRKYKVKTVKGPDDYETMREVIRRRYERVLKENLPRPDLIVVDGGKGQISAATDVLENELGLHIPVCGLVKDAKHKTAQLMAFDPPEPVYLPRDSQEFYLLQRIQDEVHRFAISFHREQRAKSMVASRLDSIPGIGEKRRKALLKHFGSLKKIKEASVEDFRPLSIGDKLARQILNALRDEDPPEES, from the coding sequence ATGGAGCGAATCCAACATAAACTGGCGCTGCTGCCCGATTCCCCGGGTTGTTACTTAATGAAGAACAAAGACGGTAAGATCATTTACGTCGGCAAAGCCAAGGTGCTGAAGAACCGGGTCCGTTCCTATTTTACAGGCAGCCATAACGGGAAAACCCAGCTGCTCGTATCCGAGATCCGCGACTTCGAATACATCGTGACCGCGAGCAATATGGAAGCACTTATCCTGGAATGTAACCTGATTAAAGAACATCATCCGCGTTACAATATCCTCCTGAAGGATGACAAGACTTTCCCCTATATCAAAATTACGAATGAACCGCATCCCCGGCTGGAAGTGACCCGGCGGGTGCTTAAAGATAAAGCAAAATATTTTGGTCCGTATCCGAACGCCTACGCGGCTCAGCAAACGAAGAAGCTGCTCGACCGCATGTATCCGCTGCGCAAATGCAATGTGATGCCGAAGGAAGTGTGCTTGTATTATCACATCGGCCAGTGCTTGGCGCCTTGCGTGCATGAGGTGGAGAAGGAAACGTACGAGAAGATGACTCAAGAAATTGTTTCGTTCCTTAGCGGCGGGCATGAGGAGATCAAGAAAGAGCTGGAGCGCAAAATGCACGAGGCGGCCGAAGCCTTGCAATTCGAGCGGGCCAAGGAACTGCGCGACCAAATCATCAACATCGATGCGCTGATGGAGAAGCAGAAGATTACGGTGACCGATGCGAAGGACCGCGACGTGTTTGGGTATGCCGTAGACAAGGGCTGGATGTGCGTGCAGATTCTATACATGCGTCAGGGAAAAATGATCGAACGGCATGCGTCGGTCTTTCCGTTTTACGGCGACGCCTACGGCGATTTTATGTCCTACGTGACGCAGTATTACAGCGATAACCCGGCTTTGCCGCAGGAGATTCTGCTGCCGGAGAAGCCGGAGGATCAAGAGGAGGCCGGCGCGCTCGATGCTCCAACCGCCTTGCAGGAATGGCTGGGGGTGAAGACGCTGGTGCCGCAACGCGGCTTAAAGCGGCAAATGACCAAAATGGCCGAGGAGAACGCGCGCGTGACGCTGGACGAGAAGTTCCGCCTGATCGAACGGGATGAGGAACGCACCTCGAAGGCGGCCGAGAACCTCGGCAAAGCGATTGGCCTGGAGTCGGTGTCGCGGATCGAAGCGTTTGATAACTCCAACATCCAAGGGTCGAACCCGGTCTCAGCCATGGTGGTGTTCATTGACGGCAAGCCGGCCAAGAAGGAATACCGCAAATATAAAGTAAAAACCGTGAAGGGCCCGGACGATTACGAGACGATGCGCGAGGTCATCCGCCGTCGCTATGAGCGGGTGCTGAAGGAGAATTTACCGCGGCCTGACCTAATCGTGGTCGACGGAGGCAAGGGGCAGATCTCTGCGGCTACCGATGTGCTGGAGAACGAGCTGGGCCTACACATCCCGGTATGCGGCCTCGTGAAGGACGCCAAGCATAAAACCGCACAGCTGATGGCGTTTGATCCGCCGGAGCCGGTTTATCTGCCGCGCGACAGCCAGGAGTTCTACCTGCTGCAGCGGATTCAGGACGAGGTGCACCGCTTCGCCATTTCGTTCCATCGCGAACAGCGGGCCAAGTCGATGGTCGCCTCACGGCTGGACTCGATCCCCGGCATCGGGGAGAAACGCCGGAAGGCGCTGCTTAAGCACTTTGGATCGCTGAAAAAAATTAAAGAGGCCTCCGTCGAAGACTTTCGGCCTCTTTCTATCGGGGATAAATTAGCCCGTCAAATCCTTAATGCCCTTCGGGACGAAGATCCGCCAGAGGAGTCATAA
- a CDS encoding NAD(P)/FAD-dependent oxidoreductase translates to MSTIPKIVILGAGYGGILTAQRLQKELNYNEADVTLVNRHDYHYFTTHLHMPAAGTDSIEHTRVAISKLIDEFKIDLVKSNVQEIRLADKKVVLQDGTLSYDYLVIALGGEPESFGIPGLTEYAMTIRSINSVRLIRQHIEYQFALYKMDESRTDRLNFVVGGAGFSGIEFVAELADRIPQLCKEYDVDPNFVNVYNVEAAPTVLPGFDPELVEYAMDVLKKKGVQFKIGVAIKECTPDGVILATGEEIKSQTVIWTGGIRGNRLIEAAGFETARGRVKVDDYLRAPGHDNVFIIGDNSLMFNPEGRPYPPTAQIAMQQGVTCAQNVVAAIRGKELKKFVFSNKGTVASLGKGEAIASAFGKKYKGWVAAQLKKLVDMRYLFIIGGIPLVLKKGRFF, encoded by the coding sequence ATGAGTACCATACCCAAAATAGTGATTCTTGGTGCGGGTTATGGCGGCATTCTTACCGCGCAGCGGCTGCAGAAAGAGTTGAATTACAATGAAGCGGACGTTACTCTGGTGAATCGGCACGACTATCACTACTTCACGACGCATCTGCATATGCCGGCTGCCGGGACGGATTCCATTGAACATACCCGAGTGGCAATATCCAAATTAATTGACGAATTTAAAATCGACCTTGTGAAATCGAATGTACAGGAGATTCGTCTGGCCGACAAGAAGGTCGTGCTGCAGGACGGAACCCTTTCTTATGATTATCTGGTGATCGCGCTGGGCGGCGAACCGGAATCCTTTGGCATCCCGGGCCTGACGGAATATGCGATGACGATCCGCAGTATCAATTCCGTTCGCTTAATTCGCCAGCATATCGAATATCAATTTGCGCTTTACAAAATGGACGAAAGCCGGACCGACCGATTGAACTTCGTCGTTGGCGGCGCGGGCTTCAGCGGCATTGAATTCGTTGCCGAGCTGGCTGATCGGATCCCGCAGCTGTGCAAGGAATACGACGTTGATCCGAACTTTGTTAACGTGTACAACGTTGAAGCTGCACCAACGGTTCTGCCAGGCTTCGATCCGGAGCTGGTCGAATACGCGATGGACGTGCTGAAGAAGAAGGGCGTACAGTTCAAGATTGGCGTAGCGATCAAGGAATGCACGCCGGATGGTGTTATCTTGGCCACCGGAGAGGAAATTAAGTCGCAAACCGTCATTTGGACAGGCGGCATCCGTGGCAACCGTCTTATCGAAGCGGCAGGCTTCGAGACAGCGCGCGGTCGCGTGAAGGTCGACGATTATTTGCGGGCACCTGGCCATGATAACGTCTTTATCATCGGGGACAATTCGCTGATGTTTAATCCGGAAGGGCGTCCATACCCACCTACGGCGCAAATTGCCATGCAGCAAGGGGTGACCTGTGCGCAAAACGTGGTGGCGGCCATTCGCGGCAAAGAGCTCAAGAAATTTGTGTTCAGCAATAAAGGAACCGTGGCTTCGCTGGGCAAAGGGGAAGCCATCGCCAGCGCGTTTGGCAAGAAATATAAAGGTTGGGTTGCTGCCCAATTAAAGAAGCTGGTGGATATGCGTTACCTGTTCATTATCGGCGGGATTCCGCTGGTGTTGAAGAAAGGAAGATTCTTCTAA
- a CDS encoding CalY family protein gives MGIKKTLGFGVATAALGLTLIGGGTFAYFSDTVETTGTFAAGTLDINADPTAIVNLNNLKPGDTIPRTFKLKNDGTLDIKEVLLKTSYTVTNKAGAPDNTDDFGKHIKVKFLNNIDKLNDVIWETTLYDLQNQTPDAVERGFFLGERSGLRAGTTDTLAVAFEFVDNGQDQNQFQGDTLNLTWTFEAKQGDGQIR, from the coding sequence ATGGGTATCAAAAAGACATTAGGTTTTGGGGTAGCAACTGCAGCACTCGGTTTGACATTGATCGGCGGAGGAACGTTCGCTTACTTTAGCGATACGGTCGAAACGACTGGGACGTTCGCCGCAGGTACATTGGATATCAACGCTGATCCAACAGCGATTGTAAATCTTAACAACTTGAAACCAGGTGACACGATTCCTCGTACGTTCAAGCTCAAAAATGACGGAACGCTTGACATTAAAGAAGTTCTGTTGAAAACGAGCTACACGGTGACGAATAAAGCCGGCGCTCCAGACAACACGGACGATTTTGGTAAACATATTAAGGTAAAATTCCTGAACAATATCGACAAGCTGAATGACGTCATTTGGGAAACTACGCTCTATGACCTGCAAAATCAAACACCGGACGCCGTTGAAAGAGGCTTCTTCCTCGGCGAGCGCAGCGGCTTAAGAGCCGGCACTACCGACACGTTGGCCGTTGCTTTTGAATTCGTGGACAACGGTCAAGACCAAAACCAATTCCAAGGCGACACGCTGAACCTGACGTGGACGTTTGAAGCGAAACAAGGCGACGGTCAAATTAGATAA
- a CDS encoding CPBP family intramembrane glutamic endopeptidase: MKTKNLWLLAALGFIVFVAVQLFPTTDSESLQLQQANEVISKPEATARASEFVQSVLGIDLPNPTKDKALITYETRSDLFGYLTKADLLAPYLKTYDKQFPYDVFRVRYTDPTESLSAVTVDVHMTTGQVVGFEEISSSSNATKQMMLDVGSETTDSMKAWEGDLTLAEKEELAQPYLNAFGFKSSDLELASGEGDVGLLYHINGYTLGESQAEIKLSFEYGKVSSLESYFTVPQAHQDYVAGQTKIASWLTYAGYALLTFVLAILAIVYSALTRAHTSFKRGIFLASAYFVLSTIGTINMIPVFQKDGLESGVLIFGLFFQGLVTLFLAASVYFSLVGGDGLWRKNGINLWARSREEGYGRSILTSVADGYAWALILLGVQSVVFFILEQTIHTWSTTDATQSPYNMVYPLLFPLLAWVAGIGEEAVYRLFGIPMLKKMFRSTFVACLLSTLIWAFGHTLYPIYPVISRPIELTFIGLLFSFVFLRYGFATVVFSHVIFDSILMSLSLMFMGGALNIVAGLFYIALPAIVAYVIYLFNPPSKERKTPTPQQKEEPYVMTPLADLRPEGH, encoded by the coding sequence ATGAAGACCAAAAATCTGTGGCTGCTGGCCGCCCTAGGATTCATTGTGTTCGTCGCCGTTCAACTGTTTCCGACCACCGATTCGGAGTCCTTGCAGCTGCAGCAAGCAAATGAGGTGATCAGCAAACCGGAAGCAACTGCCCGTGCAAGTGAATTTGTCCAATCCGTACTTGGGATCGACCTGCCGAATCCCACGAAGGATAAAGCATTGATTACATACGAAACGCGTTCCGATCTGTTTGGTTACTTAACCAAAGCCGATCTGCTCGCCCCATACTTAAAAACGTATGACAAGCAATTTCCATATGACGTATTTCGTGTCCGTTACACGGACCCCACCGAATCGTTAAGCGCCGTGACCGTGGATGTCCATATGACCACCGGTCAAGTCGTCGGCTTCGAGGAGATCAGTTCCTCCAGCAACGCCACCAAGCAGATGATGCTTGATGTAGGATCGGAAACCACCGATTCCATGAAGGCATGGGAGGGGGATTTAACGTTAGCGGAGAAAGAAGAGCTGGCACAGCCTTACCTGAACGCCTTTGGATTTAAATCAAGCGATCTGGAGCTGGCCTCCGGTGAAGGGGATGTGGGCCTCCTCTACCATATCAATGGCTACACGTTAGGCGAATCGCAAGCGGAAATCAAGCTCAGCTTCGAATACGGCAAGGTTTCCTCGTTGGAGAGCTATTTTACCGTACCGCAGGCTCATCAGGACTACGTCGCCGGACAGACGAAAATCGCCAGCTGGCTCACCTATGCCGGATACGCCCTGTTGACGTTCGTGCTGGCGATTCTGGCGATCGTCTACAGCGCGCTGACACGGGCCCATACCTCGTTTAAGCGGGGTATTTTCCTGGCCTCGGCTTACTTCGTGCTATCCACGATTGGAACGATCAACATGATCCCCGTGTTCCAAAAAGACGGTCTTGAATCCGGCGTGCTCATCTTTGGCCTCTTCTTCCAAGGTCTGGTGACGTTGTTCCTCGCCGCTTCCGTGTACTTCTCGCTGGTGGGCGGCGATGGACTGTGGCGGAAGAACGGCATCAACTTGTGGGCGCGATCACGGGAAGAAGGGTACGGCCGTTCCATCCTGACCTCCGTGGCTGACGGGTATGCCTGGGCATTGATCCTGTTAGGCGTTCAATCCGTTGTTTTCTTCATTCTAGAGCAAACGATTCATACCTGGTCCACGACCGATGCGACGCAATCGCCTTACAACATGGTGTACCCGCTATTGTTTCCGCTGCTGGCTTGGGTGGCAGGGATCGGAGAAGAAGCGGTGTATCGCTTGTTCGGGATCCCAATGCTGAAGAAAATGTTCCGCAGCACCTTTGTCGCCTGCCTGCTGTCGACCTTAATCTGGGCGTTTGGCCACACGTTGTATCCGATTTATCCGGTCATTTCGCGCCCGATCGAATTAACCTTTATCGGACTGCTGTTCAGCTTCGTGTTCCTGCGCTACGGCTTCGCGACCGTTGTCTTCTCGCACGTCATCTTCGACAGCATCCTGATGTCGCTGAGCCTGATGTTTATGGGCGGAGCGCTGAACATCGTCGCCGGGTTGTTCTACATCGCCTTGCCGGCGATCGTTGCGTATGTGATTTACTTGTTTAACCCGCCAAGCAAGGAGCGGAAGACCCCGACGCCGCAACAAAAAGAGGAGCCGTATGTTATGACTCCTCTGGCGGATCTTCGTCCCGAAGGGCATTAA
- the sipW gene encoding signal peptidase I SipW, with the protein MRIRKWLGNALTFLMAVAFFTVAGSVVLSKISGSEPNFYGYQLKTVLSGSMEPSIPTGSVAAIKPGGDMTRFNVGDVITFRSGDNKLITHRIIEVTQDEQNGQVLYRTKGDNNDSADSELVHPANVTGVYTGFNVPYVGYFLSFAGTKTGNVTLLIIPGILLFLYAVVTLWKAIASLEEKKPEANQSQSDTKHPDVIDAST; encoded by the coding sequence ATGCGTATTCGTAAATGGTTAGGAAACGCGCTGACGTTCCTGATGGCGGTTGCCTTTTTTACCGTGGCAGGCTCGGTGGTCCTCTCAAAGATTTCCGGCAGCGAACCGAACTTCTACGGCTATCAGCTGAAAACGGTCTTGTCCGGCTCGATGGAGCCTTCCATCCCTACCGGTTCCGTTGCGGCCATTAAGCCGGGCGGCGATATGACCCGTTTCAACGTCGGCGACGTCATCACCTTCCGGTCAGGCGATAACAAGCTGATTACCCACCGCATCATCGAGGTGACACAGGACGAACAAAACGGCCAGGTGCTGTACCGGACGAAAGGCGATAATAACGATTCCGCCGATTCGGAATTGGTGCACCCCGCGAATGTGACCGGCGTCTATACCGGATTTAACGTTCCGTACGTGGGCTATTTCTTAAGCTTCGCTGGAACGAAGACGGGGAATGTCACCCTGTTGATCATCCCAGGGATCCTATTGTTCCTGTACGCGGTGGTTACGCTGTGGAAAGCCATCGCCAGTCTGGAAGAAAAAAAACCGGAAGCGAATCAATCGCAATCGGACACCAAGCACCCTGACGTCATTGACGCATCAACCTAA
- a CDS encoding helix-turn-helix domain-containing protein, translating to MAEHIGERIQKLRQDRGYSLSELAEKADVAKSYLSNVERNIQSNPSISFIEKIADALNVSINLLLYGDRPAPELLDPEWSELVQEAMTSGVSKKEFKEFLEYQKWKRGQQE from the coding sequence ATGGCAGAACATATTGGCGAGCGTATTCAGAAACTTCGGCAGGACCGAGGGTACTCCTTGTCCGAGCTGGCGGAGAAGGCAGATGTGGCAAAATCCTATCTCAGCAACGTTGAGCGCAATATTCAATCGAATCCCTCTATTTCCTTCATTGAGAAGATAGCCGACGCTCTTAACGTCTCGATCAACCTGCTATTGTATGGCGACCGCCCCGCACCGGAATTACTCGATCCGGAATGGTCGGAGTTGGTGCAGGAAGCTATGACTTCGGGCGTCAGCAAGAAGGAATTTAAGGAATTCCTTGAATATCAGAAATGGAAGCGAGGCCAGCAGGAATAA
- the trxA gene encoding thioredoxin, whose translation MAIVNVSDQSFNAEIEGQGPVLVDFWAPWCGPCKMIAPILEELDAEVGDSVKIAKLNVDDNPETASRFGVMSIPTLILFKDGQPVDKIVGLNSKDTLKNLIAKHQ comes from the coding sequence ATGGCTATCGTGAACGTATCCGATCAGTCCTTCAATGCTGAAATCGAAGGACAAGGTCCGGTTCTTGTTGATTTTTGGGCTCCATGGTGCGGCCCTTGCAAAATGATCGCTCCGATTCTGGAGGAGCTGGATGCAGAAGTAGGTGACTCCGTGAAGATCGCCAAGCTGAACGTGGATGATAACCCGGAAACAGCTTCCCGTTTCGGCGTGATGAGCATTCCTACACTGATCCTGTTCAAAGACGGTCAACCGGTCGATAAAATCGTCGGATTGAACTCGAAGGATACGCTGAAGAACCTGATCGCTAAACATCAATAA
- a CDS encoding anti-repressor SinI family protein, translating into MKKSAQVISYDRFPGNVDPEWVILLAMAKEEGVSIDEVRRFLAGDRPYLKEWHLHNK; encoded by the coding sequence TTGAAGAAGTCCGCCCAGGTTATTTCTTATGATCGGTTCCCCGGAAACGTTGACCCGGAATGGGTGATTTTGCTCGCCATGGCAAAGGAGGAGGGGGTCTCCATTGATGAGGTTCGGCGTTTTTTAGCCGGAGATCGCCCTTATTTAAAAGAGTGGCATTTACATAACAAATAG
- a CDS encoding YuiB family protein, producing the protein MGWLIVLVLMVLFFVMMFGIGFILNMLMKTTWFPAYVFIIVILPIVVYTLWDHEQSFGTYLASFRLVDYLTAFAGLCGAILSGWTIRKLRLGGYKMF; encoded by the coding sequence ATGGGCTGGCTCATCGTACTGGTGCTGATGGTTCTCTTCTTCGTGATGATGTTCGGCATCGGTTTCATTTTGAATATGTTAATGAAAACAACCTGGTTTCCGGCATACGTCTTTATCATTGTGATTTTGCCCATTGTGGTCTATACGCTGTGGGACCATGAACAGAGCTTTGGGACCTATCTCGCATCGTTCCGGCTGGTCGATTATTTGACGGCGTTCGCCGGGCTGTGCGGGGCGATCCTAAGCGGATGGACGATCCGAAAACTGCGGTTGGGCGGGTACAAAATGTTTTAA